In a genomic window of Saccharothrix sp. HUAS TT1:
- the pulA gene encoding pullulanase-type alpha-1,6-glucosidase yields the protein MRRAVAALIALAVVPFVPPSPPAGAAPEVRRLAVGAVTDIAPGVRDGDRALAKDALRDDLTGERFYFVMPDRFANGDPRNDRGGTNESDRLKSGYDPADKGFYHGGDLKGLRDKIDYLDGMGITAIWMTPMFRNRWVQGSGADASAGYHGYWTTDFTQLDPHFGTTNDMRRLIQDAHRRGIKVFFDIVANHTADLIDYAEGEHDYVSTGAQPYLDERGNPVDIAEIAGQEDFPTLTAPYTPVVQGQKTPAWLNDPQLYHNRGDSTFSGESAEYGDFVGLDDLMTEHPTVVKGMKRIFTSWIDTLGIDGYRVDTVKHVNMEFWQALAPHVQRYAAMRGKKDFFVFGEVFDANPAFTSRYTTTGKMQATLDFPFQSGAASFLSGQGAARLGEVLVDDDRYTDADSNASSLPTFLGNHDMGRIAWMIRQSRPDVPEAELLDRLELGNALMYLWRGNPVVYYGDEQGFAGSGGDKAARQDMFASKTPEYAAEDLVGSDRTGAVDNFRTDHPLYRQLRDLAKFVDADPVWRDGNQSLRLAQGDVIAFSRTGRKQQVEHVVVANAGTAPATVEVPVAGRGYRPTWPKAGSQVNAVGGKVTVTVPALSALVLRSTGKLPSAAPTPALAVPATGVVLDDRVELRADGITSPYAQATFAARVEGERGWQVLGTDDAAPYRVFADLAALPGAAVGKDVEVRVVAKDAKGSLGADGAKLGLVAAPAVEPPGAVTSDWLVVHYNRPAGDYDGWGLHAWGDVEDAPTWDAPLPFAGETPYGRFAWVKLKPGARSVGVIAHRGDEKDTDGDRFIDPSATPQVWIGQGQPAVHASEVAATGRAVVTHTGDASGLVVRAGGVDHPFTGGVATIPATAPVEFSVLRGDVVEASGRTAGRAWVDGDGVFASLAAAQNRAVIHYNRPAGDYADWTLYHWTGSLEPSPGWAQSRVPDGSDGFGVYWSVPLEPGAAGLSNIIHKGDEKDPGPDQFLDVTGTGHEVWYVSGSTKPDGSISYVLPPSGGEGVDDDLTKSKAIWVSKDLVVWDVPVVASDGYRLEHDGRVLRLEPSTDAVPDRFPHLRGKPVFRVRDGARLDEALRGKLSAVHVDSGGGLRHRTGVQIAGVLDDRFAAAASSLTYGPTFDGDRVTTRLWAPTASSVALQVFDQPGGTPTTVAMARDDASGSWTASGAWKDKFYRYEVTVAGRSVTVTDPYSVALAVDSTHSQFADLGDARTMPAGWSDHVARGLGGDPTEHGVTELHVRDFSIGDASVPEGDRGTYRAFTHPSSVGMAHLRELAAAGLDTVHLLPTFDIATIPEKRADQRQPACDLASLPPDSPAQQECVAGVAAKDGFNWGYDPFHYDVPEGSYATDDAQTGWARSKQYREMVKSLHDNGNRVVVDVVYNHTAAAGDAPTSVLDKVVPGYYQRLDADGAVANSTCCANTATENAMMGKLVVDSAVRWARLYKVDGFRFDLMGHHPKANVLAVRAALDALTVERDGVDGRGIRIYGEGWDFGEVAGNARFEQATQANMAGTGIGTFSDRLRDAVRGGGPFDADPRVQGLASGLAGDPNGSPANGDVAARLANYTDLVKLGMAGNMATYRFESTAGGGITGRDVSYNGSPAGYAGAPADVITYVDAHDNETLFDSQTYKLPVGTSMADRVRMQKVALAPVLLGQGQPFLHAGAEFLRSKSLDRNSYDSGDWFNRYDPSLRDNGFGRGLPPAADNEDKWPYAAPLLANGALKPSTDDMRAAVGNTLELLRIRASSPLFTLNDAALVQQKLSFPAAEPGVVAALLDDAVGPDVDPARNAVLVVVNPYPAQKSVAVAGDWQNHASAADRAVVAGGSVTVPPRSVVVLTR from the coding sequence ATGCGTCGGGCCGTCGCCGCGCTCATCGCCCTGGCCGTTGTGCCGTTCGTGCCACCGAGCCCACCCGCGGGCGCCGCGCCCGAAGTCCGACGGCTCGCCGTCGGCGCCGTCACCGACATCGCCCCCGGTGTCCGCGACGGCGACCGGGCGCTGGCCAAGGACGCCCTGCGGGACGACCTGACCGGTGAGCGGTTCTACTTCGTGATGCCCGACCGGTTCGCCAACGGCGACCCGCGCAACGACCGCGGCGGCACGAACGAGAGCGACCGGCTCAAGAGCGGCTACGACCCCGCCGACAAGGGCTTCTACCACGGCGGCGACCTCAAGGGCCTGCGCGACAAGATCGACTACCTGGACGGCATGGGCATCACCGCGATCTGGATGACGCCCATGTTCCGCAACCGCTGGGTGCAGGGCTCCGGCGCGGACGCCTCGGCCGGCTACCACGGCTACTGGACCACCGACTTCACCCAGCTCGACCCGCACTTCGGCACGACCAACGACATGCGGCGGCTCATCCAGGACGCGCACCGCCGCGGCATCAAGGTCTTCTTCGACATCGTCGCCAACCACACCGCCGACCTGATCGACTACGCCGAGGGCGAGCACGACTACGTCAGCACCGGCGCGCAGCCCTACCTGGACGAGCGCGGCAACCCCGTCGACATCGCCGAGATCGCGGGTCAGGAGGACTTCCCGACCCTCACCGCGCCGTACACGCCGGTGGTCCAGGGGCAGAAGACCCCCGCCTGGCTGAACGACCCGCAGCTCTACCACAACCGCGGCGACTCGACGTTCAGCGGCGAATCGGCCGAGTACGGCGACTTCGTCGGCCTGGACGACCTGATGACCGAGCACCCGACGGTCGTCAAGGGCATGAAGCGGATCTTCACCAGCTGGATCGACACGCTGGGCATCGACGGCTACCGGGTCGACACCGTCAAGCACGTCAACATGGAGTTCTGGCAGGCGCTCGCGCCGCACGTGCAGCGGTACGCGGCGATGCGCGGCAAGAAGGACTTCTTCGTCTTCGGTGAGGTCTTCGACGCGAATCCGGCGTTCACCTCCCGCTACACCACCACCGGCAAGATGCAGGCGACGCTGGACTTCCCGTTCCAGAGCGGCGCGGCGTCGTTCCTGTCCGGCCAGGGCGCGGCCCGGCTCGGCGAGGTGCTGGTGGACGACGACCGGTACACCGACGCGGACTCCAACGCCTCCTCGCTGCCGACGTTCCTCGGCAACCACGACATGGGCCGCATCGCGTGGATGATCCGGCAGAGCCGCCCGGACGTCCCCGAGGCCGAGCTGCTGGACCGGCTGGAGCTGGGCAACGCCCTGATGTACCTGTGGCGCGGCAACCCGGTCGTCTACTACGGCGACGAGCAGGGCTTCGCGGGTTCCGGCGGCGACAAGGCGGCCCGCCAGGACATGTTCGCCTCCAAGACCCCCGAGTACGCCGCCGAGGACCTGGTCGGCAGCGACCGCACGGGCGCGGTCGACAACTTCCGCACCGACCACCCGCTGTACCGGCAGCTCAGGGACCTCGCCAAGTTCGTGGACGCGGACCCCGTGTGGCGTGACGGCAACCAGTCGCTCCGGCTCGCCCAAGGCGACGTGATCGCGTTCAGCCGCACGGGCCGCAAGCAGCAGGTCGAGCACGTGGTGGTGGCCAACGCGGGGACCGCGCCCGCGACCGTCGAGGTGCCGGTGGCCGGTCGGGGCTACCGGCCGACCTGGCCCAAGGCCGGTTCGCAGGTCAACGCCGTCGGCGGCAAGGTGACCGTGACCGTGCCCGCGCTGTCCGCCCTGGTGCTCAGGTCGACCGGCAAGCTGCCGTCCGCCGCGCCGACGCCCGCCCTGGCCGTGCCCGCGACCGGGGTCGTGCTGGACGACCGGGTCGAGCTGCGGGCCGATGGCATCACCTCGCCGTACGCGCAGGCCACGTTCGCCGCGCGGGTCGAGGGCGAGCGCGGCTGGCAGGTGCTCGGCACCGACGACGCCGCGCCGTACCGGGTGTTCGCCGACCTGGCCGCGCTGCCCGGCGCGGCGGTCGGCAAGGACGTCGAGGTCCGGGTGGTCGCCAAGGACGCCAAGGGCTCGCTGGGCGCGGACGGCGCGAAGCTCGGCCTGGTCGCCGCGCCCGCCGTCGAGCCGCCGGGAGCGGTGACCTCCGACTGGCTGGTCGTGCACTACAACCGCCCGGCCGGCGACTACGACGGGTGGGGCCTGCACGCCTGGGGCGACGTCGAGGACGCGCCGACGTGGGACGCGCCGCTGCCGTTCGCCGGTGAGACGCCGTACGGCCGGTTCGCGTGGGTCAAGCTCAAGCCCGGCGCGCGCTCGGTCGGCGTCATCGCCCACCGCGGCGACGAGAAGGACACCGACGGCGACCGGTTCATCGACCCGAGCGCCACGCCGCAGGTGTGGATCGGGCAGGGGCAACCGGCGGTGCACGCCAGCGAGGTCGCCGCGACCGGTCGGGCCGTGGTGACGCACACCGGCGACGCCTCCGGGCTCGTGGTGCGCGCGGGCGGCGTCGACCACCCGTTCACCGGGGGAGTGGCGACGATCCCGGCGACCGCGCCCGTCGAGTTCTCCGTGCTGCGCGGTGACGTGGTCGAAGCCTCCGGTCGCACGGCCGGGCGCGCGTGGGTCGACGGCGACGGGGTGTTCGCGAGCCTCGCCGCCGCGCAGAACCGCGCGGTGATCCACTACAACCGGCCGGCCGGCGACTACGCCGACTGGACGCTCTACCACTGGACCGGGTCGCTGGAGCCGAGCCCGGGCTGGGCGCAGTCGCGCGTGCCGGACGGGAGCGACGGGTTCGGCGTGTACTGGTCGGTGCCGCTGGAGCCGGGCGCGGCCGGGCTGAGCAACATCATCCACAAGGGCGACGAGAAGGACCCGGGGCCGGACCAGTTCCTCGACGTCACCGGCACCGGCCACGAGGTCTGGTACGTCTCCGGCTCCACCAAGCCGGACGGCTCGATCTCCTACGTGCTGCCGCCGTCCGGCGGTGAGGGCGTGGACGACGACCTGACCAAGTCCAAGGCGATCTGGGTGTCGAAGGACCTGGTGGTGTGGGACGTGCCGGTGGTGGCGTCCGACGGCTACCGGCTGGAGCACGACGGCAGGGTGCTGCGGCTCGAACCGTCGACCGACGCCGTGCCCGACCGGTTCCCGCACCTGCGGGGCAAGCCGGTGTTCCGGGTGCGTGACGGCGCGCGGCTGGACGAGGCGTTGCGCGGCAAGCTGTCCGCCGTGCACGTCGACTCCGGCGGCGGCCTGCGGCACCGCACGGGCGTGCAGATCGCCGGTGTGCTGGACGACCGGTTCGCCGCCGCCGCGTCGTCGCTGACCTACGGGCCGACGTTCGACGGCGACCGCGTGACCACCCGGTTGTGGGCGCCCACGGCGTCGTCGGTGGCGTTGCAGGTGTTCGACCAGCCCGGCGGCACGCCGACGACCGTGGCCATGGCCCGCGACGACGCGTCCGGCTCGTGGACGGCCTCCGGGGCGTGGAAGGACAAGTTCTACCGGTACGAGGTGACCGTCGCCGGTCGCTCGGTGACCGTCACCGACCCGTACTCGGTGGCGCTGGCGGTGGACTCGACGCACTCGCAGTTCGCCGACCTGGGCGACGCCCGCACCATGCCCGCCGGCTGGTCCGACCACGTCGCCCGCGGCCTGGGCGGCGACCCCACCGAGCACGGCGTCACCGAGCTGCACGTCCGGGACTTCTCCATCGGCGACGCGTCGGTGCCGGAAGGCGACCGGGGCACCTACCGGGCGTTCACGCACCCGTCGTCGGTCGGCATGGCGCACCTGCGGGAGCTGGCGGCGGCGGGGCTGGACACCGTGCACCTGCTGCCGACGTTCGACATCGCCACGATTCCTGAAAAGCGCGCGGACCAGAGGCAACCGGCGTGCGACCTGGCGTCGCTGCCCCCGGACTCCCCGGCGCAGCAGGAGTGCGTGGCCGGGGTCGCCGCGAAGGACGGCTTCAACTGGGGCTACGACCCGTTCCACTACGACGTGCCCGAGGGCTCCTACGCGACGGACGACGCGCAGACCGGCTGGGCCCGGTCGAAGCAGTACCGCGAGATGGTGAAGTCGTTGCACGACAACGGCAACCGCGTGGTCGTGGACGTCGTCTACAACCACACGGCCGCCGCCGGCGACGCGCCGACGTCCGTGCTGGACAAGGTGGTGCCGGGCTACTACCAGCGGCTCGACGCCGACGGCGCGGTCGCGAACTCCACGTGCTGCGCCAACACCGCCACCGAGAACGCCATGATGGGCAAGCTCGTCGTGGACTCCGCGGTGCGGTGGGCGCGGCTGTACAAGGTGGACGGCTTCCGGTTCGACCTGATGGGCCACCACCCGAAGGCCAACGTCCTGGCCGTGCGGGCGGCGCTGGACGCGTTGACCGTCGAGCGCGACGGGGTCGACGGCCGCGGCATCAGGATCTACGGCGAGGGCTGGGACTTCGGCGAGGTCGCCGGCAACGCCCGGTTCGAGCAGGCCACCCAGGCGAACATGGCGGGCACGGGCATCGGCACGTTCAGCGACCGGCTGCGGGACGCGGTGCGCGGCGGCGGGCCGTTCGACGCCGACCCCCGCGTGCAGGGCCTGGCCTCCGGCCTGGCGGGCGACCCGAACGGCTCGCCCGCGAACGGCGACGTGGCCGCCCGGCTGGCCAACTACACCGACCTGGTGAAGCTGGGCATGGCGGGCAACATGGCGACCTACCGCTTCGAGTCGACGGCCGGCGGCGGGATCACCGGTCGCGACGTGTCGTACAACGGCTCGCCCGCCGGGTACGCGGGCGCGCCGGCCGACGTGATCACCTACGTCGACGCGCACGACAACGAGACGCTGTTCGACTCGCAGACCTACAAGCTGCCGGTCGGCACGTCCATGGCGGACCGGGTGCGGATGCAGAAGGTCGCGCTGGCGCCCGTGCTGCTGGGCCAGGGCCAGCCGTTCCTGCACGCCGGCGCGGAGTTCCTGCGGTCGAAGTCCCTGGACCGCAACAGCTACGACTCGGGTGACTGGTTCAACCGCTACGACCCGTCGTTGCGGGACAACGGCTTCGGCCGCGGCCTGCCGCCCGCGGCGGACAACGAGGACAAGTGGCCCTACGCCGCGCCCCTGTTGGCCAACGGCGCCCTGAAGCCGTCGACGGACGACATGCGCGCCGCCGTGGGCAACACGCTGGAACTGCTGCGCATCCGCGCGTCCTCGCCGCTGTTCACCTTGAACGACGCGGCGCTCGTGCAGCAGAAGCTGTCGTTCCCGGCGGCCGAGCCGGGCGTGGTGGCGGCCCTGCTGGACGACGCGGTCGGCCCGGACGTCGACCCGGCCCGCAACGCCGTCCTGGTCGTGGTGAACCCGTACCCGGCGCAGAAGTCGGTGGCGGTCGCGGGCGACTGGCAGAACCACGCGTCGGCCGCCGACCGGGCCGTCGTCGCCGGCGGTTCGGTGACCGTGCCGCCGCGCTCGGTCGTCGTCCTGACCCGCTAG
- a CDS encoding alkaline phosphatase, whose product MSDGVVNRRTLLRAGAIGAGAVLVPGGVALARGGDRPVLTHGVQSGDVAFDGGLVWTRADRPSRMLVQVSSDPSFRHARTVRGPLLTPETGGTGRVRLRGLPGGRDVHYRVVAEDLDGRTRSEAVAGSFRTAPLGRDEVRFTWSGDVAGQGWGSNPDLGGMPIFGAMAARRPDFFLNSGDTVYADGPLAESVTLPDGRVWRNLVTPEKLKVAETLDEYRGQFAYNLLDPQYREFASRVPMVVQWDDHEVTNNWYPGEVLTLPQYTEKRVDVLAARAFRAFHEWQPIDPRQAVDGRVYRKFRYGAHVEVFVLDMRSYKDANTAPRDGVGHVLGREQARWLVDSLDRSRATWKVIAADLPIGLTVPDGADIEGVANGLPGAPGGREHELAWVLGELKRRRVRNTVWLTADVHYTAAHHYSPERASFQDFDPFWEFVSGPLNAGAFGPNALDPTFGPEAVFVNAPPVANTSPLDGFQHFGEVEVSRDGELTVWLRDIRGRSLWSRTLRPERR is encoded by the coding sequence ATGAGCGATGGTGTGGTGAACCGGCGGACGCTGCTGCGCGCCGGTGCGATCGGCGCGGGCGCGGTCCTCGTGCCCGGCGGCGTGGCGTTGGCGCGCGGTGGCGACCGCCCGGTGCTCACGCACGGCGTGCAGTCCGGTGACGTGGCGTTCGACGGCGGCCTGGTGTGGACGCGGGCCGACCGGCCGTCGCGGATGCTGGTCCAGGTGTCGTCGGACCCGTCGTTCCGGCACGCGCGGACCGTGCGCGGGCCGCTGCTGACGCCCGAGACCGGCGGCACGGGACGGGTGCGGCTGCGCGGTCTGCCGGGCGGTCGGGACGTGCACTACCGCGTCGTCGCCGAGGACCTGGACGGCCGCACCCGCAGCGAGGCCGTCGCCGGCAGCTTCCGCACCGCGCCGCTCGGCCGCGACGAGGTCCGGTTCACGTGGTCCGGCGACGTGGCCGGTCAGGGCTGGGGCAGCAACCCGGACCTGGGCGGGATGCCGATCTTCGGCGCGATGGCCGCCCGCCGCCCCGACTTCTTCCTCAACAGCGGCGACACGGTGTACGCGGACGGACCGCTGGCGGAGTCGGTGACGCTGCCCGACGGCCGGGTCTGGCGCAACCTCGTGACGCCGGAGAAGCTGAAGGTCGCCGAGACGCTGGACGAGTACCGCGGCCAGTTCGCCTACAACCTGCTCGACCCGCAGTACCGGGAGTTCGCCTCCCGGGTGCCGATGGTCGTGCAGTGGGACGACCACGAGGTCACCAACAACTGGTACCCCGGCGAGGTGCTGACGCTGCCGCAGTACACCGAGAAGCGGGTGGACGTGCTGGCCGCGCGGGCGTTCCGGGCGTTCCACGAGTGGCAGCCGATCGACCCGCGGCAGGCGGTGGACGGCCGGGTGTACCGGAAGTTCCGCTACGGCGCGCACGTCGAGGTGTTCGTGCTGGACATGCGCTCGTACAAGGACGCGAACACGGCGCCGCGCGACGGCGTCGGCCACGTCCTGGGCCGCGAGCAGGCCCGCTGGCTGGTGGACTCGCTGGACCGCAGCCGGGCCACCTGGAAGGTCATCGCCGCCGACCTGCCCATCGGGTTGACCGTGCCCGACGGGGCGGACATCGAGGGCGTGGCCAACGGGCTGCCCGGCGCGCCCGGCGGGCGTGAGCACGAGCTGGCGTGGGTGCTGGGCGAGCTGAAGCGGCGGCGCGTGCGCAACACCGTGTGGCTGACCGCGGACGTGCACTACACGGCCGCGCACCACTACTCGCCGGAGCGGGCCTCGTTCCAGGACTTCGACCCGTTCTGGGAGTTCGTGTCCGGTCCGCTCAACGCGGGCGCGTTCGGCCCCAACGCGCTCGACCCGACGTTCGGGCCGGAGGCGGTGTTCGTCAACGCGCCGCCGGTCGCGAACACCAGCCCGTTGGACGGGTTCCAGCACTTCGGCGAGGTCGAGGTGTCGCGCGACGGCGAGCTGACCGTGTGGCTGCGCGACATCAGGGGCAGGTCGCTGTGGAGCAGGACCCTCCGCCCCGAGCGGCGCTGA
- a CDS encoding DUF4233 domain-containing protein, which translates to MKSFRGIMAGTLILEAIVLALALPVVAKLGGGIGTGTGFLVLGLIVALIATCALLKHRWAVYVVVAIHVVMVASWFAMTALGGIGVVFSLVWVYLLWLRRDVAKRMAEGRLPSQQQG; encoded by the coding sequence ATGAAGTCCTTCCGCGGGATCATGGCGGGCACGCTGATCCTGGAGGCGATCGTCCTCGCCCTGGCGCTGCCCGTGGTGGCGAAGCTGGGCGGCGGCATCGGCACCGGCACCGGGTTCCTGGTGCTCGGGCTGATCGTCGCGCTGATCGCCACCTGCGCGCTGCTGAAGCACCGGTGGGCGGTGTACGTGGTCGTGGCCATCCACGTCGTGATGGTCGCGTCGTGGTTCGCCATGACCGCGCTGGGCGGCATCGGCGTCGTGTTCAGCCTGGTCTGGGTGTACCTGCTCTGGCTGCGGCGGGACGTGGCGAAGCGGATGGCCGAGGGCCGGCTGCCCAGCCAGCAGCAGGGCTGA
- a CDS encoding folylpolyglutamate synthase/dihydrofolate synthase family protein, producing MTGFETGALEELRQVESELNTRWPETKIEPSLDRIKALADILGDPQSSYPVVHVGGTNGKTSTSRMIDALLTRIGLRTGRYTSPHLQLATERISVDGTPISPSRYVEIYRDVEPYLSIVDARGDVPMSKFEVLTGMAFAAFADAPVDVGVIEVGMGGSWDATNIADGRVAVITPIGLDHVEYLGGDLGGIAEEKAGIVKPGAVAVLAKQEPVVEQVLLRRCAEVDATVARLGSEFGVSRRDVAVGGQVLRLQGLAGEYDEVFLPLHGAHQAANAALALAAVEAFFGAGADRQLDIEAVREAFASVSSPGRLERVRSAPTVLVDAAHNPHGAEALAKALDEEFGFRKLVAVVGVMQEKDAVGILSALEPVVQEVVLTSNSSPRAMDPDLLAGVAIPIFGEDRMVVQPHLDDAIEEAVRLAEESDDGDVVSGGGVVVTGSVVTAGDARALFGKEPS from the coding sequence GTGACCGGCTTCGAGACGGGCGCGCTGGAGGAGCTGCGGCAGGTCGAGTCGGAGCTGAACACCCGCTGGCCCGAGACCAAGATCGAGCCGAGCCTGGACCGGATCAAGGCGCTGGCCGACATCCTCGGCGACCCGCAGTCGTCGTACCCGGTGGTGCACGTCGGCGGGACGAACGGCAAGACGTCCACGTCCCGGATGATCGACGCGCTGCTGACCAGGATCGGGCTGCGCACCGGCCGGTACACCAGCCCGCACCTGCAGCTGGCGACCGAGCGGATCAGCGTCGACGGCACCCCGATCAGCCCCTCCCGGTACGTCGAGATCTACCGGGACGTCGAGCCGTACCTGTCGATCGTGGACGCGCGCGGCGACGTGCCGATGAGCAAGTTCGAGGTGCTGACCGGCATGGCGTTCGCGGCGTTCGCGGACGCCCCGGTCGACGTCGGCGTGATCGAGGTCGGCATGGGCGGGTCCTGGGACGCGACCAACATCGCCGACGGCCGGGTCGCCGTGATCACGCCGATCGGGCTGGACCACGTCGAGTACCTGGGTGGTGACCTGGGCGGCATCGCGGAGGAGAAGGCCGGGATCGTCAAGCCCGGTGCGGTCGCCGTGCTGGCCAAGCAGGAGCCGGTGGTGGAGCAGGTGCTGCTCCGGCGGTGCGCCGAGGTGGACGCCACGGTCGCGCGGCTCGGGTCCGAGTTCGGCGTGAGCCGGCGGGACGTCGCGGTCGGCGGGCAGGTGCTGCGGCTGCAGGGGCTCGCCGGCGAGTACGACGAGGTCTTCCTGCCGCTGCACGGCGCGCACCAGGCCGCGAACGCGGCCCTCGCCCTGGCCGCCGTGGAGGCGTTCTTCGGCGCGGGCGCCGACCGGCAGCTCGACATCGAGGCGGTGCGCGAGGCGTTCGCCTCGGTCAGCTCGCCGGGCCGGTTGGAACGCGTCCGGTCGGCGCCGACGGTGCTGGTGGACGCGGCGCACAACCCGCACGGCGCGGAGGCGTTGGCGAAGGCGCTGGACGAGGAGTTCGGCTTCCGCAAGCTGGTCGCCGTGGTCGGCGTCATGCAGGAGAAGGACGCGGTCGGCATCCTCAGCGCCCTGGAGCCGGTGGTGCAGGAGGTCGTGCTGACCTCGAACTCCTCGCCCCGGGCGATGGACCCCGACCTGCTGGCCGGGGTGGCGATCCCGATCTTCGGCGAGGACCGCATGGTCGTCCAGCCGCACCTGGACGACGCGATCGAGGAGGCCGTGCGGCTGGCCGAGGAGAGCGACGACGGCGACGTCGTCTCCGGTGGCGGCGTCGTCGTGACCGGCTCGGTCGTCACGGCGGGCGACGCGCGTGCGCTGTTCGGCAAGGAGCCCTCGTGA